One part of the Thiomicrospira cyclica ALM1 genome encodes these proteins:
- a CDS encoding ABC transporter permease — protein sequence MMWVWLWTDIMVWGLVLALGAWGWTISRSPQVKTQWLAIFRSKIAMASAIVLLFYLSIALLDSLHFRLALPDQNQGQTSGQERQYAGQTTSALDWVFNEIRSQTERTYSAPFALKEHSTSIVKDEDGRVLQQHLELLHAGAHLTDPSQRAADITQKSVFALAVALAISGLLISLHLAWRSRALGRRFGEQAGLVLKGKADLPWRTAYLTFTLGLVILSWLYYLGHYYHVLGTDKVGGDVLYQSFKSVRTGVLIGVLTTLVMLPLALILGISAGLFRGWVDDVIQYVYTTLNSIPGILLIAASVLVMQTIITNNPQWFETATERADFRLLVLVLILGLTSWTSLCRLLRAETLKISQVEYVTAARAFGVSRFKIITRHILPNVMHIVLIAVVLDFSALVLAEAVLSYVGVGVDPTMNSWGNMINQARLEMAREPMVWWSLFSAFVFMFILVLAANLFSDRVQRVLDPKNN from the coding sequence ATGATGTGGGTATGGCTTTGGACAGATATTATGGTGTGGGGGCTGGTGCTTGCGCTTGGCGCCTGGGGTTGGACGATTTCGCGCTCGCCACAGGTAAAGACGCAATGGCTGGCGATTTTTCGCTCGAAAATTGCGATGGCCTCCGCGATTGTCTTATTGTTCTATTTATCAATTGCCTTGTTAGACTCGTTGCATTTTCGGTTAGCTCTGCCAGATCAAAATCAAGGGCAAACGTCTGGACAAGAACGACAGTATGCTGGTCAAACCACCAGCGCCTTGGATTGGGTATTTAATGAAATTCGCAGTCAAACCGAACGCACTTATTCGGCGCCATTTGCGCTAAAAGAGCATAGCACCTCGATTGTAAAGGATGAAGACGGGCGCGTGTTGCAACAGCATTTAGAGTTGCTGCATGCTGGTGCGCATCTAACCGATCCATCACAGCGTGCCGCCGACATCACACAAAAATCGGTGTTTGCGCTGGCGGTGGCATTGGCGATAAGCGGGCTATTAATCAGCTTGCATTTGGCTTGGCGATCCCGTGCTTTAGGGCGGCGTTTTGGCGAACAAGCAGGCCTGGTGCTGAAGGGCAAAGCTGATTTGCCATGGCGTACCGCCTATCTAACCTTTACGCTGGGCTTGGTGATTTTGTCTTGGCTGTATTATTTAGGGCATTATTATCATGTGCTTGGCACTGATAAGGTTGGTGGTGATGTGCTCTATCAAAGCTTTAAAAGCGTGCGTACAGGGGTGTTGATTGGGGTGCTCACCACTTTGGTCATGTTGCCGTTGGCGTTGATTTTGGGCATCAGTGCCGGGCTGTTTCGCGGTTGGGTCGATGATGTCATTCAGTACGTCTATACAACATTGAACTCGATTCCGGGGATTTTGTTAATTGCCGCCTCGGTGCTGGTGATGCAGACCATTATCACCAATAACCCGCAGTGGTTTGAAACGGCCACCGAACGCGCCGACTTCCGCTTGTTGGTGTTGGTGCTGATTTTGGGCTTAACCAGTTGGACCAGTTTGTGTCGTCTATTACGTGCTGAAACCTTAAAAATCAGCCAAGTTGAATACGTTACCGCCGCACGCGCTTTTGGTGTTAGTCGCTTTAAAATTATTACCCGCCATATTCTGCCCAACGTGATGCATATTGTGTTGATTGCTGTGGTATTGGATTTTAGTGCGTTGGTGTTGGCTGAAGCCGTCTTGTCGTATGTCGGTGTCGGCGTTGATCCGACCATGAATAGCTGGGGCAATATGATCAACCAAGCGCGCCTAGAAATGGCCCGTGAACCGATGGTTTGGTGGTCATTATTTAGCGCTTTTGTGTTTATGTTCATTCTGGTACTCGCTGCCAACCTCTTTTCCGACCGCGTCCAGCGCGTGTTAGACCCGAAGAATAATTAA
- a CDS encoding ABC transporter permease: MMAYIVRRLIYAIPILIGVNFITFVLFFMVNTPDDMARAQLGAKQTTPELIASWKAERGYDKPLFFNSEAPGLVKVSDTLFVEQSLKLFVFDFGKSDAGRDIASDIKERMWPSLAIALPTFAIGLITTITLALLIVLFRATVLDTTAMVIAVMIMSISGLFYIIAGQVLFSKILHWVPISGYEPGWASVKFLILPVLIGVFAGLGAGTRWYRSIFLEEINRDYVRTARAKGLSEISVLFKHVLRNGMLPILTGVVVVIPSLFMGSLIMESFFGIPGLGSYTIDAINAQDFAIVKAMVFFGAVLYIIGLILTDISYTIFDPRVRLS, encoded by the coding sequence ATGATGGCGTATATTGTTCGGCGCTTGATTTACGCCATTCCGATTTTGATTGGGGTGAATTTCATTACCTTTGTATTGTTCTTTATGGTCAATACCCCCGATGATATGGCGCGGGCGCAATTGGGTGCGAAACAAACCACGCCGGAATTGATTGCCAGTTGGAAAGCGGAGCGTGGTTACGACAAACCGCTGTTTTTTAATAGCGAGGCACCAGGTCTGGTTAAGGTATCGGATACCTTGTTTGTTGAGCAGTCGCTGAAATTGTTTGTGTTTGATTTTGGTAAATCCGATGCCGGGCGGGATATCGCCTCAGACATTAAAGAGCGGATGTGGCCGAGTTTGGCGATTGCCTTGCCGACCTTTGCGATTGGGCTGATTACCACCATTACGCTGGCGTTGCTGATTGTGCTATTTCGCGCCACGGTGCTCGATACCACGGCGATGGTGATCGCGGTGATGATTATGTCAATATCCGGGCTGTTTTATATAATTGCCGGTCAGGTATTGTTTAGTAAAATCCTGCACTGGGTGCCGATTTCCGGCTATGAACCTGGCTGGGCGAGTGTTAAGTTTTTAATCTTGCCGGTGTTGATTGGCGTGTTTGCCGGTTTGGGGGCGGGCACCCGTTGGTATCGCAGTATTTTCTTGGAAGAAATCAACCGCGATTATGTGCGAACCGCCCGCGCGAAAGGGCTGTCTGAAATCAGTGTGCTGTTTAAACACGTGTTGCGCAATGGCATGTTGCCGATTTTAACCGGCGTGGTGGTGGTGATTCCGAGCCTGTTTATGGGCAGTTTGATTATGGAGTCGTTTTTCGGTATTCCCGGTCTCGGCAGCTACACCATAGATGCGATTAACGCGCAGGATTTTGCGATTGTGAAGGCGATGGTATTTTTTGGCGCGGTACTCTATATCATCGGTCTGATTTTAACCGATATTTCCTATACCATTTTTGATCCAAGGGTACGTTTATCATGA
- a CDS encoding ABC transporter substrate-binding protein, whose product MHLTRPGQFFASFVKPLLILAIALGLVACADQWNRPYTEEAVVSNTLFTAFSAPPKHLDPVRAYSSNEWQIISQILEPPLQYHYLKRPFTLEPLTLTEMPKVRYFNAERFEVAHDAADLAYSEFTLNLKSGIQFQPHPAFARDANGEFVYLPLDARKAANLGSPFELSQLATRELTAADYAYAIKRMAVRQNHSPVLDTMMNYIVGLREFSEQVSADRAEVDREAFFDLRPYQIPGVEVVNDHQLRIQIEGVYPQFMYWLAMNFFAPVPWEVEQFYAQPGLVARNINFNTFPVGTGPFFLEENNPNLRMRLVRNPVFHEQFYPDSGLTYYMPESLLRDAGKRLPLLDQVVYTLEKESVPYWNKFLQGYYDASGVSSDSFDQAVQVSVSGELDLTGEMAEKGIQMRSGIEPTVFYLAFNMLDDVIGGYSADRQKLRQALSIAVNYEEFISIFMNERGMAAQGPIPPGIFGHLEGEEGVNPYVHEWVNGEYQRKSLDTARELLAQAGYPNGLNPATGRPLQLHFDAVATGPDDRARMDWMRKQFETLGIELVIRATDANRFQDKVRNGDAQIFFWGWGADYPDPENFLFLLYGPNGSVATGGAGINSANYANPEFDRLFEQMRNMENSPERLVIIQEMLDIVRQDAPWVFALHPRSLALYHSWYHNVWPNRLANNSVKYLSVDPELRLQKQAEWNRPVVWPLWLTGFLTLALFIWAARAYRARQQQRIQPQSTNTGGRKL is encoded by the coding sequence ATGCACTTAACCAGGCCGGGTCAGTTCTTCGCGTCATTTGTTAAACCTTTGTTAATACTGGCAATTGCACTTGGTTTAGTGGCTTGCGCTGATCAGTGGAATCGCCCCTATACCGAAGAAGCGGTTGTATCAAATACACTTTTTACCGCCTTTTCAGCACCACCGAAACACTTGGATCCAGTGCGCGCTTATAGCTCGAATGAATGGCAAATTATCAGCCAAATTCTGGAACCGCCATTGCAGTATCACTATCTTAAACGTCCCTTTACCTTGGAGCCGCTGACGCTCACCGAAATGCCAAAAGTACGTTATTTTAATGCCGAGAGGTTCGAAGTTGCGCATGATGCGGCAGATCTGGCCTATTCGGAGTTTACCCTTAATCTGAAGTCCGGTATTCAATTTCAGCCTCATCCGGCGTTTGCGCGTGATGCCAACGGCGAATTTGTTTATCTGCCATTGGATGCGCGTAAAGCCGCCAACTTAGGTTCACCCTTTGAGCTGTCACAACTGGCCACGCGTGAGCTCACGGCTGCCGATTATGCCTATGCGATCAAGCGGATGGCGGTGCGCCAAAATCACTCGCCGGTGCTCGATACCATGATGAATTATATTGTTGGGCTGCGTGAGTTTAGTGAGCAGGTGAGTGCTGATCGAGCCGAAGTTGATCGCGAAGCCTTTTTTGATTTGCGCCCCTATCAAATTCCGGGCGTTGAGGTGGTCAATGACCATCAGTTGCGCATTCAAATTGAAGGGGTTTATCCGCAATTTATGTATTGGTTGGCAATGAATTTCTTTGCACCCGTGCCTTGGGAAGTGGAGCAGTTTTATGCGCAACCAGGCCTGGTGGCACGCAATATCAACTTTAATACTTTTCCTGTGGGAACCGGACCGTTTTTCCTAGAAGAAAATAATCCGAACCTGCGAATGCGTTTAGTGCGCAATCCAGTGTTTCATGAACAGTTTTATCCGGATTCGGGTTTAACCTATTACATGCCTGAGAGTCTGTTACGTGATGCTGGCAAGCGCTTGCCGCTATTGGACCAAGTGGTCTATACCTTGGAAAAAGAAAGTGTGCCTTATTGGAACAAGTTTTTGCAGGGGTATTATGATGCTTCGGGTGTGAGTTCCGACAGTTTTGATCAGGCGGTACAGGTATCGGTGAGCGGTGAGTTGGATTTAACCGGGGAGATGGCCGAAAAGGGTATTCAAATGCGTTCGGGTATAGAGCCAACGGTGTTCTATCTGGCGTTTAATATGTTGGATGATGTTATTGGTGGTTACAGTGCCGATCGGCAAAAATTGCGCCAAGCGCTCAGTATCGCGGTGAATTATGAAGAGTTTATTTCGATTTTTATGAATGAACGCGGCATGGCGGCACAAGGACCAATTCCACCTGGGATATTTGGTCACTTGGAAGGTGAAGAAGGTGTTAACCCCTACGTGCATGAGTGGGTAAATGGCGAGTATCAACGTAAATCATTGGACACGGCACGTGAGTTGTTGGCACAAGCAGGCTACCCAAATGGCTTAAATCCAGCAACTGGACGACCTTTACAGTTGCATTTCGATGCGGTGGCGACCGGGCCGGATGATCGCGCGCGGATGGATTGGATGCGTAAACAGTTTGAAACCTTGGGTATCGAATTGGTCATTCGCGCAACTGATGCCAATCGCTTTCAAGACAAGGTTCGCAATGGTGATGCGCAGATTTTCTTTTGGGGTTGGGGCGCGGATTACCCCGATCCGGAAAACTTTTTATTTCTACTTTATGGGCCCAATGGCTCGGTCGCAACGGGCGGTGCCGGTATTAATTCAGCCAATTATGCCAATCCCGAATTTGATCGTTTGTTTGAACAAATGCGCAATATGGAAAACTCACCGGAGCGTTTAGTGATTATTCAAGAGATGTTGGACATCGTGCGCCAAGATGCGCCTTGGGTGTTTGCACTTCATCCGCGTTCGTTAGCGCTCTATCACAGCTGGTATCACAATGTATGGCCGAATCGTTTAGCCAATAACAGCGTGAAATATTTATCGGTCGATCCTGAATTGCGTTTGCAAAAACAAGCGGAATGGAATCGCCCAGTGGTATGGCCATTGTGGTTAACGGGGTTCTTAACATTGGCGTTGTTTATTTGGGCGGCGCGTGCCTATCGTGCGCGTCAGCAACAACGCATTCAACCGCAATCGACTAACACGGGAGGGCGCAAGCTATGA
- a CDS encoding enoyl-ACP reductase FabI: MGFLTGKRALIVGVANNKSIAYGIAKQMHEQGAEIALTYQTEKLQSRVEKVAEELGSNIVLPLDVADDQQITDVFAQLKNHWPEGLDILVHSVAFAPREELEGRMIDASTREGFKIAHDISAYSLTALTKAGYEMLKARQGSVMTISYLGAERAVPNYNVMGIAKASLEATVRYLAADLGQDGIRVNAVSAGPIRTLAASGIKDFRQMLDKAAQATPLRRNVTIEEVGNTCAFLCSDLASGITGEITYVDGGYNTTAST; the protein is encoded by the coding sequence ATGGGCTTTTTAACTGGCAAACGCGCTTTAATTGTAGGCGTCGCAAATAATAAATCCATCGCTTATGGTATTGCAAAACAAATGCATGAGCAAGGCGCAGAGATTGCATTAACCTACCAAACCGAGAAACTGCAAAGTCGAGTCGAAAAGGTCGCTGAAGAACTTGGCTCTAATATCGTCTTGCCACTCGATGTCGCAGACGATCAACAAATCACCGATGTGTTCGCCCAATTAAAAAACCACTGGCCGGAAGGTCTGGATATTTTAGTTCATTCGGTAGCCTTTGCACCGCGTGAAGAACTCGAAGGCCGCATGATTGATGCCTCTACTCGCGAAGGCTTTAAAATCGCGCACGACATTAGTGCCTACAGCTTAACCGCGCTCACCAAGGCCGGTTATGAGATGTTAAAAGCACGCCAAGGCTCGGTAATGACGATTTCCTATTTGGGCGCCGAACGTGCCGTACCCAACTATAATGTCATGGGCATTGCTAAAGCCTCATTAGAAGCCACTGTACGATATTTGGCGGCGGATTTAGGTCAAGATGGCATCCGCGTGAACGCAGTATCTGCTGGCCCGATTCGCACCCTCGCCGCTTCAGGTATTAAAGATTTTCGGCAAATGCTGGATAAGGCGGCTCAAGCAACCCCGTTACGTCGTAATGTGACCATTGAAGAAGTCGGCAATACCTGTGCTTTCTTATGTTCAGACTTAGCGTCAGGCATCACCGGTGAAATAACCTATGTTGATGGTGGCTATAACACGACGGCATCAACCTAA
- a CDS encoding insulinase family protein, with translation MPTSFETFEFISEDFIDSLSVKVQTFRHKVTGAMHYHLAADDDHKVFMVALRTVPEDSTGVAHILEHTVLCGSERYPVRDPFFMMIRRSINTFMNAFTSSDWTAYPFATENDKDFKNLLDVYMDAVFFPNLDPLDFAQEGHRFEFETPTDASSPLTYKGVVFNEMKGAMSSPVSTLWQVLTSELYPTSTYHYNSGGEPEAIPDLTHAQLVEFHRSHYHPSNAVFMTYGNQTPAELQADFERLALARFSQPIEPIYVETEQRFSAPKVVEQSYALDEEDTTQKTHIVLGWLLGLNKDPMDVLKGHLLASVLLDNSASPLRFVLEQTELATAPSPLCGLEDSNKEMAFVVGVQGSEPEHAQAVEDLIINELQRIVDEGIDQSHVEAMLHQLELSQREVGGDSYPYGLELMLGALPAALHQGDPVALLDVDKVLLALQEEVSHPDFIPNLVQAWLLDNPHRVRLTLKPDANLNTQREQAEKAKLATIQQTLTVVEQQAIIDQAVALEQRQAQQDDPTILPSVTKDDVNPEIIQVLPKQSKQVAGGKITAYERGTNGLVYQQLIVDMPDLTAAEQTLMPLFNSCLTEVGSGGRDYLTTQSLQAAVTGGLGARSAVRADILDKTAYHSHFMLTGKALNRHQQDLADLMQQTLLTVDFSETARLRDLVAQIRSSMEHRITGAGHSLAMSAAAQAFSPVAQWNFQRSGLAGIQFIKQLDKALQDQTALEDFAHQLAVLRDKIASAPKQALLVADDAGYDAAYAAMGELLNASTTSNAQSLRLAQPTVVQHQAWLTSTQVNFCAQAYPAVMWGHEDAPLLSVMSACLRNGFLHSAIREKGGAYGGGASFDAESGALVMFSYRDPRLMETYADFDRALDWLMTSATQEQVDEAILNIVSAMDKPGSPAGEAKKAFYQELYGRDHDKRVAYRQAVLNADLEQVKAVAQRYIQGQATRAVLTQASQSELLTTNGFELIKM, from the coding sequence ATGCCAACCAGTTTTGAAACATTTGAGTTTATCAGTGAAGATTTTATCGACAGTTTATCGGTAAAGGTACAAACCTTCCGTCATAAGGTAACCGGCGCTATGCATTATCATTTAGCGGCCGATGATGATCATAAGGTGTTTATGGTGGCCTTGCGTACCGTACCAGAAGACTCCACCGGGGTGGCGCATATTTTAGAACATACCGTGTTGTGTGGTTCTGAGCGTTATCCAGTGCGTGACCCGTTCTTTATGATGATTCGCCGTTCCATTAACACCTTTATGAATGCCTTTACTTCTAGCGATTGGACGGCGTATCCCTTTGCCACCGAAAATGACAAGGACTTCAAGAATCTACTAGACGTTTACATGGATGCGGTGTTTTTCCCCAATTTAGATCCGCTCGATTTTGCGCAAGAAGGTCATCGTTTTGAATTTGAAACCCCAACCGATGCCAGTTCGCCTTTAACCTATAAGGGTGTGGTGTTTAATGAAATGAAAGGCGCGATGAGTTCGCCGGTTTCGACTTTGTGGCAAGTGTTAACGAGTGAGCTGTATCCAACTTCGACCTACCACTACAACAGTGGCGGGGAGCCGGAAGCCATTCCTGACTTAACTCATGCCCAACTGGTCGAGTTTCATCGCAGCCATTATCACCCATCGAACGCGGTGTTTATGACCTATGGCAACCAAACTCCGGCCGAGTTGCAAGCCGATTTTGAGCGTTTGGCGCTGGCTCGTTTTAGCCAACCTATTGAACCGATTTATGTTGAAACCGAACAGCGTTTTAGTGCGCCTAAAGTTGTAGAGCAATCTTATGCTTTAGATGAAGAGGATACCACCCAAAAAACCCATATTGTGCTGGGCTGGTTGTTAGGCTTAAACAAGGATCCTATGGATGTGCTAAAGGGCCATTTGTTAGCTTCGGTGTTGTTGGATAACAGTGCCTCGCCCTTACGATTTGTGTTAGAACAAACTGAGTTGGCCACTGCGCCTTCACCGCTATGTGGCTTAGAAGACTCCAATAAAGAAATGGCCTTTGTGGTCGGCGTGCAAGGCAGTGAGCCGGAGCATGCACAAGCGGTAGAAGATTTAATTATCAATGAGTTACAGCGAATTGTTGATGAAGGTATTGACCAATCGCATGTTGAAGCCATGTTACATCAATTGGAGTTGAGTCAGCGTGAAGTGGGTGGTGATAGCTATCCCTATGGCTTGGAGTTAATGCTGGGTGCCTTGCCTGCTGCTTTGCACCAAGGTGACCCGGTGGCCTTACTAGATGTGGATAAGGTGTTGCTGGCATTACAGGAAGAAGTGTCTCATCCAGACTTTATTCCGAATTTGGTGCAGGCCTGGTTGTTAGATAATCCCCATCGCGTGCGTCTAACCCTTAAGCCTGATGCAAATCTAAATACACAGCGTGAGCAGGCTGAAAAGGCCAAGTTAGCGACGATTCAGCAGACATTAACGGTCGTTGAACAGCAAGCCATTATTGATCAAGCCGTTGCGCTGGAGCAACGCCAAGCACAACAAGATGATCCAACGATTTTGCCAAGCGTTACCAAAGATGATGTTAATCCAGAAATTATTCAGGTCTTGCCGAAGCAATCCAAGCAAGTCGCAGGTGGAAAAATCACCGCCTACGAACGTGGTACCAATGGTTTGGTGTACCAGCAATTAATCGTTGATATGCCCGATTTAACCGCGGCAGAGCAAACCTTGATGCCGTTATTTAATAGCTGTTTAACCGAAGTGGGTAGTGGGGGGCGCGATTATTTGACAACTCAATCCTTGCAAGCAGCGGTGACTGGCGGGTTGGGTGCGCGTTCTGCCGTTCGAGCCGATATTTTAGATAAGACGGCTTATCACAGTCATTTTATGTTGACCGGTAAGGCCTTGAATCGTCATCAGCAAGATCTGGCGGATTTGATGCAACAAACCTTGTTAACAGTGGATTTTAGTGAAACGGCGCGTTTACGTGATTTAGTGGCACAGATTCGTTCGTCAATGGAGCATCGCATTACCGGTGCCGGCCATAGTTTGGCGATGAGTGCGGCAGCACAAGCGTTTTCACCAGTGGCACAGTGGAATTTCCAGCGTTCCGGTTTAGCCGGCATTCAGTTTATTAAGCAATTAGATAAAGCCCTGCAGGATCAAACGGCTTTAGAGGACTTTGCCCATCAGTTAGCGGTTTTGCGCGACAAGATCGCCAGCGCGCCAAAACAAGCGCTATTGGTAGCGGATGATGCTGGTTATGATGCGGCCTATGCTGCTATGGGTGAGTTACTCAATGCCTCGACAACTTCGAATGCTCAGTCATTGCGTTTGGCACAGCCTACAGTGGTTCAACACCAGGCCTGGTTAACTTCAACTCAGGTTAATTTTTGTGCCCAAGCTTATCCGGCGGTAATGTGGGGCCATGAAGATGCGCCATTGTTGTCGGTGATGAGTGCTTGTTTGCGCAATGGCTTTTTACACAGTGCGATTCGTGAAAAAGGCGGCGCCTACGGCGGTGGTGCCAGTTTTGATGCTGAGTCCGGCGCGTTAGTGATGTTTTCTTATCGCGACCCGCGTTTAATGGAGACTTATGCCGATTTTGACCGAGCCTTGGATTGGTTAATGACTTCCGCAACGCAAGAGCAGGTGGATGAGGCGATTTTGAATATTGTCAGTGCCATGGATAAACCCGGCTCTCCGGCTGGTGAGGCGAAAAAAGCCTTTTATCAAGAGCTCTATGGTCGTGACCATGACAAGCGAGTTGCTTACCGTCAAGCGGTACTCAATGCCGATTTAGAACAGGTTAAAGCCGTGGCGCAACGATATATCCAAGGTCAAGCCACGCGTGCGGTATTAACTCAAGCGAGTCAGTCGGAGTTATTAACGACCAATGGCTTTGAATTGATAAAGATGTAA
- the pnp gene encoding polyribonucleotide nucleotidyltransferase: MAKHLTRFQYGQHQVTLETGEIARQADGAVIVGMGDTRVLVTVVGAKQAKEGQDFFPLTVNYQEKAFAAGKIPGGFLKREGRPSEYETLTSRLIDRPIRPLFPKGFMNEVQIIATVLALDPEVGAEVPAMLGTSAALAISGIPFNGPIGAAIVGYSNGDYLLNPSKAELETSDLELSVAGTETAVLMVESEASELPEDIMLGAVMFGHQQMQVAIQAIRDMATSIGKPRWDWQPAAENTPLKDQVFALIRGDVEAAYTIADKMARYAALDAAKAKLMAELAVSETRPDGAAEKELEGLFGKLQKAIVRGRSVAGEPRIDGRDNHTIRGIDCQVGILPKVHGSALFTRGETQALVVTTLGTETDAKIVDELTGSYKDRFMLHYNFPPYSVGECGRMGTPGRREIGHGMLARRGVAAMLPTAEEFPYTVRVVSEITESNGSSSMATVCGTSMALMHAGVPIAAPVAGIAMGLIKEDAGFAVLSDILGDEDHLGDMDFKVAGTDQGITALQMDIKIEGITEEIMRIALDQAKVGRLHILGEMAKAINSSNQEVADTAPRFTTMKVKADKVREIIGKGGATIRAITEESGAVIELQDDGTVRIAATDQASADIAISKINAIIAEPEIGKVYDAKVMKIVDFGAFVSYMPGREGLVHVSQIAEERVENVADYLAEGQEIQVRLLEIDKQGRVKLSIKGV; encoded by the coding sequence ATGGCAAAACATTTAACTCGTTTTCAATACGGTCAGCATCAAGTCACCTTAGAGACTGGTGAAATTGCTCGTCAAGCCGACGGTGCTGTCATCGTTGGCATGGGTGACACGCGCGTATTGGTTACAGTCGTGGGCGCAAAGCAAGCTAAAGAAGGACAGGATTTTTTTCCATTAACCGTCAATTATCAGGAAAAAGCTTTTGCAGCCGGTAAGATTCCCGGTGGTTTTTTAAAGCGTGAAGGGCGTCCTTCGGAATATGAGACCTTAACCTCACGTTTAATTGATCGTCCGATCCGCCCTTTGTTCCCTAAAGGCTTTATGAACGAGGTACAAATTATTGCTACGGTGTTAGCTTTAGATCCCGAAGTAGGTGCAGAAGTACCAGCGATGTTGGGAACATCAGCGGCATTGGCGATTTCTGGTATTCCTTTTAATGGGCCTATAGGTGCCGCCATTGTGGGATACAGTAATGGTGATTATTTACTAAATCCATCAAAAGCGGAATTAGAAACGTCTGATCTTGAGTTAAGTGTGGCTGGTACGGAAACGGCGGTGTTAATGGTGGAATCGGAAGCGAGCGAATTACCGGAAGATATTATGCTCGGTGCGGTGATGTTTGGTCATCAGCAAATGCAGGTGGCTATTCAGGCGATTCGCGATATGGCGACCTCGATTGGCAAGCCGCGTTGGGATTGGCAGCCAGCCGCTGAAAATACCCCGTTGAAAGACCAAGTGTTTGCATTGATTCGTGGCGATGTCGAAGCCGCCTACACCATAGCGGATAAAATGGCTCGTTATGCTGCCTTAGATGCCGCTAAAGCGAAACTAATGGCTGAGCTTGCTGTATCAGAAACCCGTCCAGATGGCGCGGCAGAGAAAGAGCTTGAAGGATTGTTTGGTAAGTTGCAAAAAGCTATTGTTCGTGGTCGTTCGGTTGCCGGTGAACCGCGTATTGATGGGCGTGATAATCATACCATTCGTGGCATTGATTGCCAGGTTGGTATCTTACCTAAGGTTCATGGTTCAGCATTGTTTACTCGGGGTGAGACACAAGCCTTGGTGGTGACCACGCTTGGCACGGAAACCGACGCGAAAATTGTCGATGAGCTAACTGGTTCGTACAAAGACCGTTTTATGTTGCACTATAATTTCCCGCCTTATTCTGTGGGCGAATGTGGGCGCATGGGAACACCGGGTCGTCGTGAAATCGGTCATGGCATGTTGGCGCGTCGCGGGGTTGCGGCTATGTTGCCTACGGCTGAAGAATTCCCTTATACCGTTCGCGTAGTATCTGAAATTACTGAATCCAATGGTTCAAGTTCTATGGCTACCGTCTGTGGTACTAGTATGGCGTTAATGCATGCCGGTGTTCCGATTGCGGCACCCGTTGCAGGTATTGCGATGGGCCTTATTAAAGAAGACGCTGGTTTTGCCGTGCTTTCAGACATTCTTGGTGATGAAGATCATTTGGGTGATATGGACTTTAAGGTTGCTGGTACAGATCAGGGCATTACTGCACTGCAAATGGATATTAAGATTGAAGGGATTACCGAAGAAATCATGCGTATTGCGCTGGATCAAGCGAAAGTCGGTCGCTTACATATTCTAGGTGAAATGGCGAAGGCAATTAATAGCTCAAATCAAGAGGTGGCTGATACTGCGCCACGCTTTACGACTATGAAAGTCAAAGCGGATAAAGTACGCGAAATTATTGGTAAAGGTGGCGCGACGATTCGTGCTATCACCGAAGAGAGCGGTGCCGTTATTGAGCTGCAAGATGATGGTACTGTGCGTATTGCCGCTACCGATCAAGCTTCGGCTGATATCGCGATTTCCAAGATTAATGCCATAATTGCTGAACCAGAAATTGGTAAGGTATATGATGCTAAGGTTATGAAAATTGTTGATTTTGGTGCCTTTGTATCTTATATGCCAGGTCGTGAAGGTTTAGTGCATGTGTCTCAGATTGCTGAGGAACGTGTTGAAAACGTAGCCGACTATCTAGCCGAAGGCCAAGAGATTCAAGTGCGTTTGTTAGAGATTGACAAGCAAGGCCGTGTTAAGTTATCGATTAAAGGTGTTTAG
- the rpsO gene encoding 30S ribosomal protein S15 yields the protein MINAETKAKVVADYGTNAQDTGSTEVQVALLTQRIKYLTEHFKAHKQDNHSRVGLLRLVSRRRKLLDYLHKKDGQRYLDLIGRLGLRK from the coding sequence ATGATTAATGCTGAAACAAAAGCGAAAGTTGTTGCTGATTACGGCACTAACGCACAAGATACCGGTTCTACAGAAGTTCAGGTAGCGTTATTAACCCAGCGTATCAAATACTTAACTGAGCACTTTAAAGCGCACAAGCAAGACAACCACTCGCGTGTTGGCTTATTACGTTTAGTTAGCCGTCGTCGTAAGTTACTTGATTATTTACATAAGAAAGACGGTCAGCGTTATTTAGACCTTATCGGTCGTCTAGGCTTACGTAAGTAA